Proteins found in one Mucilaginibacter gracilis genomic segment:
- a CDS encoding dipeptide epimerase: MKLTYQPFELELKHAFTIAKFSRTSTPIMLVQLEYEGYTGYGEASMVPYMGESHQSAAAFLRKVDVAKFTYPFDFAFINSYLDGLEAGQPAIKAAIDIALHDLNGKLLNQPCWHLFDSEPASMPVTSFTIGIDTPEMVLKKLKEAQGFKVIKVKLGRDSDKELIETIRTVTNVPLYVDANQGWTDLQQSLDMTYWLHEHGVQLIEQPIIKTDIESNAWLSERSPIPIIGDESVQRLADVTKAYGVYNGINVKLMKSAGMYEAHQMLLLAKKLGLKTMIGCMSETSCATLAAASLAPLCDWADVDGPFLTTNNPYAMPGFEHGKWVLSDDAGLGLKTLPQW; encoded by the coding sequence ATGAAGCTGACTTACCAACCTTTTGAGCTTGAACTGAAACATGCATTCACGATAGCTAAGTTTTCGCGAACATCAACCCCAATTATGCTTGTACAACTAGAGTACGAGGGTTATACCGGCTATGGTGAGGCATCAATGGTGCCATATATGGGCGAAAGCCACCAAAGCGCTGCTGCTTTTTTACGGAAAGTGGATGTTGCAAAATTTACGTACCCGTTTGATTTTGCTTTTATTAACAGCTATTTAGACGGGCTTGAGGCTGGCCAACCAGCAATTAAGGCCGCTATTGATATTGCCCTGCACGATTTAAATGGCAAGCTTTTAAACCAGCCCTGTTGGCATTTATTTGACAGCGAACCGGCAAGCATGCCGGTAACATCCTTCACCATTGGTATTGATACGCCCGAAATGGTTTTGAAAAAATTAAAAGAGGCACAAGGCTTTAAAGTAATTAAAGTTAAGCTTGGCCGCGATAGCGATAAGGAACTAATTGAAACCATACGCACAGTAACCAATGTACCGCTATATGTAGACGCCAACCAGGGTTGGACCGACCTGCAACAAAGCCTTGACATGACCTATTGGCTGCACGAGCACGGTGTACAACTAATAGAGCAACCCATTATAAAAACCGATATTGAAAGTAATGCCTGGTTAAGCGAACGCAGCCCCATACCCATAATTGGCGATGAGAGCGTGCAGCGTTTGGCCGATGTAACTAAGGCGTATGGCGTTTACAACGGTATTAACGTAAAGCTAATGAAATCGGCAGGGATGTATGAGGCTCACCAGATGCTATTGCTGGCAAAAAAACTTGGCCTTAAAACCATGATTGGTTGCATGAGCGAAACCAGTTGCGCAACGTTAGCCGCTGCCAGCCTTGCCCCATTATGCGATTGGGCCGATGTTGATGGCCCCTTTTTAACCACCAATAACCCGTATGCCATGCCCGGGTTTGAACATGGCAAATGGGTTTTAAGTGATGATGCCGGGCTTGGGTTAAAAACCCTGCCGCAATGGTGA
- a CDS encoding prohibitin family protein: MFIAIIGIIILIAGMVIKHSPSPNSHYSGIITIAGVVVVVLGLFSSSVKVIDKGTIGVQSFFGKVQPDVLEAGLHIIDPVVDVTVFDAKTQNYTMSAQTDEGQKKGDDAIKVLSSDGLEVTIDITVLYRLIPSKTPYLLQNIGADYIDNIVRPVSRTAILTNAVNYEAVELYSTKRGEFQAKIQQNIGASLAKNGMELQSILLRNISLPASVKASIESKINAEQDAQKMQFVLQKEKQEAERKRVEAQGIADYQKILSTGLSDKQLQYETIKAQKEIALSPNAKVIILGNGKGAPIILGKD; encoded by the coding sequence ATGTTTATAGCTATTATTGGCATTATTATACTCATTGCGGGTATGGTAATCAAACACAGCCCATCTCCCAATAGCCACTACTCGGGCATTATTACCATTGCGGGTGTGGTAGTGGTGGTATTGGGCTTATTCAGTTCGTCGGTTAAAGTAATTGATAAAGGCACAATTGGCGTACAATCCTTCTTCGGCAAAGTACAACCCGATGTTTTAGAAGCTGGTTTACACATCATTGACCCGGTTGTTGATGTTACGGTTTTTGACGCCAAAACACAAAACTATACTATGAGTGCCCAAACCGACGAGGGTCAGAAAAAAGGTGACGACGCCATCAAAGTGCTATCGTCGGACGGTTTGGAGGTTACAATCGATATTACAGTACTTTATCGTTTAATTCCGAGCAAAACTCCATATCTATTGCAAAATATTGGTGCCGATTACATTGATAACATAGTTCGCCCGGTATCGCGTACAGCTATTTTAACTAACGCCGTTAACTACGAGGCTGTAGAACTTTACTCAACAAAAAGGGGAGAATTTCAAGCGAAAATACAGCAGAATATTGGCGCGAGCCTTGCCAAAAACGGCATGGAACTGCAATCAATTTTATTGCGTAATATCTCTCTCCCGGCATCGGTAAAAGCCAGCATCGAGTCTAAAATCAACGCCGAACAAGACGCCCAAAAGATGCAATTTGTACTCCAAAAAGAAAAACAAGAAGCCGAACGCAAACGCGTAGAAGCACAGGGTATTGCCGATTATCAAAAGATACTTTCAACCGGCCTATCCGATAAGCAATTGCAATACGAAACCATAAAGGCTCAAAAAGAAATTGCCCTATCGCCAAACGCCAAAGTAATTATACTGGGCAACGGCAAAGGCGCACCAATTATATTAGGGAAAGATTAA
- a CDS encoding DUF6358 family protein: MWGKILLNVLYNICIFLCAIFVYYSIKNHNWAYVLGGVFLGVMVLIFKLRLVKDIRNQQKNL; this comes from the coding sequence ATGTGGGGCAAAATACTTTTAAACGTGCTATACAATATCTGCATATTTTTATGTGCCATATTTGTGTACTACAGCATAAAAAACCACAATTGGGCCTACGTATTGGGCGGCGTATTTTTGGGCGTTATGGTGCTTATTTTCAAATTGCGGCTGGTTAAAGACATTCGTAACCAGCAGAAAAATTTGTAA
- a CDS encoding rhodanese-like domain-containing protein, with protein MKEISVLELKEKIDNNEDFQLIDVREDFEYEMSNLGGLLIPLAGILIESEKIAKDKPVVVQCRSGKRSAVAIMQLEQKGFTNLYNLKGGILAWADEIDPTMEVY; from the coding sequence ATGAAAGAAATAAGTGTACTTGAACTTAAAGAAAAAATAGATAATAACGAAGATTTCCAACTGATTGATGTTCGCGAAGATTTTGAATACGAAATGTCAAACCTGGGCGGTTTACTTATTCCGTTAGCAGGAATTTTGATCGAGTCCGAAAAAATTGCTAAAGACAAACCCGTTGTTGTACAATGCCGCAGCGGCAAGCGCAGTGCCGTAGCCATAATGCAACTGGAGCAAAAAGGCTTTACCAACCTGTACAACCTAAAAGGCGGCATTTTGGCATGGGCCGACGAGATTGACCCTACTATGGAGGTTTATTAG
- a CDS encoding DUF4407 domain-containing protein, with translation MKKITRFFWFCSGAHQETLKKYPIEHNKYVGIGATIFFTALFASLSGGYAMYFVFSGSDFAVAFAILFGMIWGLAIFNMDRYIVGSINKKGTTNQQLLQASPRILLAIMIGVVISRPLELKIFDKEIRQKLKTSYLNGQRSKVDTLQKAYNEKYSQELNKNSEMKKERDSLTKDINRSRYQLNQEVFGDKSNQTSGLKGYGTYAKQKEGVLQEKQDRLKIVQGNLDKMDGYLNQRKEFDGLNNVKLFSEHQLDSLANVAGFADRNWALGQLMFRDNGTKDIDTYLAQSFIAYLFILFECLPVLVKLMSPKGSYDVALSRIEEADVHFADKDKDKSVAVTDSVFDHDVTTEVDKRKKVITWQAGKDLEGMG, from the coding sequence ATGAAAAAAATAACACGTTTCTTTTGGTTTTGCTCGGGTGCGCACCAGGAAACCCTAAAAAAATATCCTATTGAGCATAATAAATATGTGGGTATAGGGGCCACTATATTTTTTACCGCATTGTTTGCTTCGCTCTCCGGGGGGTATGCTATGTATTTTGTTTTTAGCGGGAGCGACTTTGCTGTTGCATTTGCCATCCTTTTCGGGATGATATGGGGGCTGGCCATTTTTAATATGGACCGCTACATAGTTGGCAGTATTAACAAAAAAGGTACAACCAACCAGCAGCTTTTGCAGGCATCGCCCCGCATATTGCTGGCTATAATGATAGGGGTAGTAATATCGCGCCCGCTGGAGCTTAAAATTTTTGATAAGGAAATTCGCCAAAAGCTCAAAACATCGTACCTAAACGGGCAACGTAGCAAGGTTGATACCCTGCAAAAAGCCTACAACGAAAAATACAGCCAGGAGTTGAACAAAAACAGCGAAATGAAAAAGGAGCGCGATTCGCTCACTAAAGATATTAACCGCTCGCGCTACCAGTTGAACCAGGAAGTTTTTGGCGATAAAAGCAACCAAACATCGGGCTTAAAAGGTTATGGCACATACGCCAAGCAAAAGGAGGGAGTTTTGCAGGAAAAGCAAGACCGTTTGAAGATAGTGCAGGGCAATTTGGATAAAATGGACGGCTACCTTAACCAACGAAAGGAGTTTGACGGGCTAAATAATGTAAAACTATTTTCGGAACATCAGCTTGATAGCCTTGCCAACGTTGCCGGCTTTGCCGACCGTAATTGGGCACTAGGCCAGTTAATGTTTAGGGACAACGGAACAAAAGATATTGATACCTACCTGGCACAAAGTTTTATAGCCTACCTGTTTATTTTGTTTGAGTGTTTACCGGTACTGGTAAAATTGATGTCGCCAAAAGGATCGTACGATGTGGCGCTTTCGCGGATAGAAGAAGCCGACGTGCATTTTGCCGACAAGGACAAAGATAAATCGGTAGCTGTTACCGACAGCGTTTTTGACCACGATGTAACCACTGAGGTTGATAAGCGCAAGAAGGTAATTACCTGGCAGGCCGGTAAAGACTTGGAGGGGATGGGGTAG